Genomic window (Prionailurus bengalensis isolate Pbe53 chromosome E3, Fcat_Pben_1.1_paternal_pri, whole genome shotgun sequence):
GGTCCGGCAGCGAGCGCGCGGCGATGCATGTAGGGCGAACGGCGCAGCCCCATGAGCAAGCCCGCGGCGCGGCCCACCGTGTGGTAGCGGGGACTCGCCACGTGCTTGTACCAGGCGTCAGCAGGCAgcgacagcagcagcagcaacaatgCGAGCACCGGCCGGCCCGCAGGGCCCCGCACCCCCGTGCCCCGCGCCAGGATGCTCACGGGAACGGCCGCCCGGCGGGGCAGGCCAGGAATTAACGCAACCGGGTCTCGGCGCCCTGCGGGCACTGCGGCGGCGTCGGGGGCCCGGAGCGCCGTGGATCCGACTATAACCGCTCGCGGGCCCCGCCCCTGCTCGTCCCGGCGGTATCCGCTGGTCTCccaaaggagggagaagagaggcccGGGCTGCCGTGGCAAGAACGTGGGTGGGTTATCAGAGCACCTTCTCTGAGTGGCGGTGGGCCTTCAGCCAGAGCTCATCTTGACGATCCGCTGGGAGCGCCCTTGtcgtcccctcccccagggggctgctctgcttcctcctccccccaaggAGAATGCGTGCCCCCTTAACCACAGCTCTTGTAGGCTGTACACTGAAGAGGAAAGACGGAGGCTGGAAGAGCCCTCTGCATCATTCAAGAACCCTCTGTGGATCTACTTCCCGGAGGGCTCTCCTGTCCTCACCTACATAGCTCTTCAGTCTGTCCCCtaccccttcctctcctttcccacccTCGCTTCTGCCCACCAACCCATTTCCCAGCTGCAGCTGGATGCTTGCAACCACGGAGCCCTCCCTGAGTTGGTTAGTGGTTCCCTAGGGCTTCCAGAATCAAGAGGAAGCCCCTCTCATCCGGCAGCCCTGGCTTGGGCAGGATGAGGCCCTGTGGCCCTCTAGCCTGCTTTCTGGTCCCGATTCCCCCCACCCAAGACCATTTTCTCTGGCCAGTCTCCATCATCTTTCTGCTGTACCCAGCGACCAGTGATTCTGCCCACCTCTGCACTTCTGTGCCTGGAacatccttcccttccttgccATCACTCAGGATCCCGTCTACATGGCCCTGGTGTGAATAGTCCCCGAGTATTCCTTCCTGGCTATAGGGGTTTAACAACCCCTTCCAGAGGGCAGAGCCCGACCCGTTCTTGCCAGAGCCCCAGCCCAGGAAGGATGCAGCCCTCAAAACAATCCGACTTCACCGCACCCCCAGCAACCACAACATTCAACTAACACCTTCTAGATTCCAGACACCAAGGATCCTGAAATGTCTTATTTCTATCTCCTAACAATGCCATGAAGGTAGgatgattatttcttttaagtttgtttatgtgAGGTATGCACCTAGAGTAAAGCCCaaggcgggacttgaactcaagaccctgagatcacctgagctgggatcaggagacagacgcttaaccgagtcacctaggcaccccaaggttttacttttttaagtactctttacacccaatgtggggctcgaactcacaacactgagatcaagagtcatgtgctccagTGACTTGAGCCAACCAGGCGAGCTGAGGAGGGTCAATTATTGACCCCATTTGCCAGTGAGGAAGGTTAAGGCAGCAGGAAAATGGACTTGTTTGGATCATACCTGCTGGGTAACGGTGGGGCGAGTGGGCTCCAACCTAGATCCCCAGGTTGGGGGTCTGAGCTGAAGTTCTTGACGGAAActgtccctcaccctctgcctgtGTCTTTAGCAAAAGGGAAGGGGTGATTCCGGGAGTTGAAGGGAACAGAGTCTGGGCCAGTCCTTCCTCCCAGGTGGGGCTGTGGGGGCAGAGGATGGCACCTGCCGAAGGGAGGAGGGGCCCGACACGGTTCTGGCAAGCTCTGGGGGGCAgtcagaagcagcagcagccctCCCCACAGGGCCCTGCAGAACAGGGGGGGGATGTGTGCCGTGCTtggtggtggggggtgtgggggaagggtgTGTGTCCCAGTCTCTCCTGTCTGCTTCTTCATTTGCAAACTGGGAATGATAATGGCCCCTCATCAGCTCGCTGTGAGCATGAACTCAGGCGTGGGTGTTGGGGCcatgcctagcacacagtagctGCTAAAAAAATGGTtgtgcaggggagcctgggtggctcagtcagctaagtatctgacttcggctcaggtcacggtctcgggGTTCATgtgtttgggccccacatcgggctttgtgctgacagcttggagcctgggtcccgcttccgattctatgtctccccttctctgcccctcccctgctcacgttctgtctctatcaaaaataaataaaaacatttaaaaatttaaggggcgcctggacggctcagtcagttgagtgactacaattcaggccatgatctcacggttcatgagttcaagccccgcgtcgggctctgggctgacggctcggagcccggagcctgcttcggattctgtgtctccctctctctgtacccctccccgacttgtgctctgtctctttctctctctctctcaaaaataaacattaaaaatttttttaattaaaaaaataaaaataaaaaaatggttgTGGCTGCTACAGTCCCAGAGGCTGACCTGCCTCCTAAACTGTTGGTAAAACACTCTGATGGAGGGGTGACGGGGCAGGCGCCGCTGGGGTGGCGGGCGCAGAGGGAGCCGTGGGCGCACATGGAGGACCACGGGACCAGGGAGCCTCATGGAAAGCAGCCTCCCGCCGGGGCACCATAAGGGGCCCGGAGAGCCGCCTGGAGTGTGCGGTGGGCGGGCACCGCGGCACGAAGCGGGCTGCCAGGGTCCTCTGACGCTGCACATCCTCCCTTTTAAGGGTACTTGGGGGCTCCTGGAGCCCCCAGGGATCGAAGGGAGGCGTCAGCATAGGATCACCTGTGGCCAGGCGGCAATGCAGTCTCCGAGGCGGTTAGAACACTGAAGTCCAGCTACAAGTACCAGCACAGACAAATCCCCAAAGCACGACCGGCTAAAGAGAGGAAAGTACTCTGCACGATGATGTTCGGTGTCTGAAGTTAAAACCCGAGCCGCTTGTCCTGCCTTTTTGTAGCTGTGAAGCCGAGAAGGAAAATGTCATGGTGGGAACAAGGGACGAAGGCCAGGCAGAGAGGAAGCGGGGCTCCTATCAGGTGCAGGTGTGCAGaaggcctggggggagggagcccagggccAGGTGGGGGGAGCGAAGCACACAGTAGTCCTGGGGACTCCCAGTTTAGGGTACGGGGAGGGGGCTCtgtgccctgcccagccctgaaCCCAGGGACCCAGTGACAAaggcctctgcccctctcccactaagGGTCTGGAGCCAAAGCTCCAccgtgggaggaggggaggaggtgacAGATCCATGGCCATGAGAACTGACTCTCCTCTGTGGGGCTTGCCTCTCCCTTCATCCACCCAATAGCCTCCTGGAAACCAAGGGAACGTGGCTGTGGCCTGTTTCCGCACCACCTTTCCCGCACGGGCACCAAGCCCTCCTGGACCAGGACATCTTCCTGATGCTCAACCTcaacactgggcacagagcctggccccgACAGGGACTTCCAGCCTAAGGATGCGGTGATGGAGCAAAGTTCTGTTTCGTCTATTTTTCatgttgcatttatttattttcagagagagacagagagtgttaactggggaggggcagcgagagggagacacagaatccaaagcaggctccaggctccaagctgtccgcaccgagctcgacgcggggctgaaAACcttgaagcatgagatcatgacctgagctgaactcagacgcttgaccaactgagccacccaggtgcccctgtcttattatttttaattactaatttctAGTAAGGTAATTTACATTATAAATTAATGCTACCAGGAGAGGAACATTAAAGGCGTCCTCACCGCCCCGCCTGCCGTTCACATCCCAGTCCTGCTCTGCAGATGCAAGTGCTCACAAGTCCCCCAGCTGTTTCTTCTAGTTTTACCCCCTATTTAAAAATcgtaaacttggggcgcctgggtggcgcagtcggttaagcgtccgacttcagccaggtcacgatctcgcggtccgtgagtttgagccccgcgtcgggctctgggctgatggctcagagcctggagcctgtttccgattctgtgtctccctctctctctgcccctcccccgttcgtgctctgtctctctctgtcccaaaaataaataaacgttgaaaaaaaaaaattaaaaaaaaaaatcgtaaacTTAACTGCTATTCTAAAAaacagtggggtttttttttgtctcgagagaaagagaacacgagcaggggagagagaatccccagcaggttcctagctcagcacggagcccaacgtggggctcaatcccacgactcaGGGATCCCGAGCAGAGCAGAAATGGGAGTCAGACGCTTGATCAAgggagccatccaggccccccagTGGTCTTTTCAAGGAGGCGTAACATACTTTCAGTGTGCACATCTAACAACTGCATTTGTTAGGGATGCATACATCTGTGTGCCCACAGCCCAGATCAAGAGAGCAAAGACTTCAGCTCCCCAGGAAGCTCCCTTCGCCCCCTCCCAACCAGAAGCCCCCAGCAAAACTGATGGCCACATCGGGGCTCCTCACCCTTGGCACTGCCCGCATCTGTGGGGGCTGCCCTGGGCACTGTCGGACGtgtaacagcatccctggccttcaCTCATCTGTACAGGCAGAGTAACAGCCTCTCCCCAAGCCGTCTGCACCCCACATATCCTGGAACCCGTGCACTCTTACTGGATAAGGGGACAGAGGACTGAACTTGCAGACGAAATTAGAAATTAGgcaggctcggggcgcctgggtggcgcagtcggttgagcgtccgacttcagccaggtcacgatctcgcgttccgtgagttcgagccccgcgtcaggctctgggctgatggctcggagcctggagcctgtttctgattctgggtctccctctctctctgcccctcccccgttcatgctctgtctctctctgtcccaaaaataaataaacattgaaaaaaaaattaaaaaaaaaaaaaaaaagaaattaggcaGGCTCATCAGTTGACCTTAATATAAGCAGATGGTCCTGAATCATCCACGTGGGCCTAGCGTCGTCACATGGGTCCTTTTGTGTGGAAGTCTTTTAGTGAGGGGTCAGGGAAGGGGTGAGGACGACACCAAGAGGCTGGCATGACGCAATTTGCaggcacggggtgggggagggggacgccTCTAAGGCCGGAAAAACGAGGAAACGGATTCTCATCAGAAGGTGAGGACCCCACCTGCACCTTGGTTTTATCCCAGTTGAGACTCATTTAAAACTTCTGAATTCCTTAACTGTGAGACAAggaatgtgttgttttaagctgctaaatttgtggtgatttttAACAGTGGCAACAGGAAACTAATGAACCAGGAGATGCCAGTAACGTTCCCACTCTGCTGTGACCACCACAAATGCCTCTTTGGGGGCAAAACCGCCCCCAATTGGGAACCACAGACCCTTAGATCATAAACTGCTGCTTTCCAAAGTATCTGTTGCAGGCAGCGCCAAAAGCCTTCCTACAAATTCAGATGAAGCTTCGGCCCTCTTACACCCCGATAGGCCCACTTTTCATCCCTCCATCCTTCTAATAGGATTTTATCACAACTTTTGGCTAACTCACCAGTCAGCGTGCACATTATTATGGCCGTGTAAATCGTTTCGCTGCTAAGCCAAGTAATGTACTACGGTTAGGTTTCCTTTCTTGCCGAATGcttgtcacttttttttctctgcttgtttCTCTGTATGCTTATCTTGCTATTTTCCCCCAAAGGCTCTGAGAGATAGGTCGAGCCCTTTGCAGTAACTTTTCCGGATTCTCAAGCACGTGAGGGCACCCGATGAGTACCGTGTTTTCTGGAGGCCTCCCTGTGGGAGGTGGCAGCCTCCTGCTCCAGACTGCATACCCCTCTCCTCTCACACCTACTCAGGAGTCTTCGCACAGGCACCATCCCACACTTTGCTGTCACTCTCATCTGGCTTGAAACCCGTGTTCTGGATGCCAGATCATCTTCCAACGGATAGTCCCTAACATTTTGGAGACGTGAACCCTCTGGTCGCTTCATGTGTGCTAAATACGTTGTCCCTTTTATGGCAGTGGCTTTATGCCTAGTGGAAAGATTTTTCTGGGCATAGGTGTGCATGGATATCCTAGTCCCTCAAAAATGTGACAGAATTTCCAGCTTCCCGTGTTCCAGGAGTAAAGTCTGGTTCTCCATCCTTCCAGGGtcttctccctcctcacctccccctccttcaagctttggggtgggggtgggaggggatctTCACTTGGTCTGCAGTCCTCCTGTTTGTCTCTGCCGTGCCTGATGATGTCACTCGCAGGCGGCCTTTCTTCCTTGCCTGGGCCCTTTCAGTATGGAGACTTGTGTCCCTGAGCCGTGGCCTGTGCTACCTTAGTCTTTCGTAATTTGCCCCTCTCCGTTTTCTGTGTTCTCTCCGAAGTTCCTATTAATTACATATCGTACCTTCTAGAGTAAGATTTCcatcctcttggggcgcctgggtggctcagtcggttaagcgcctgacttcggctcgggtcatgatctcacggtctgtgagttcaagccccgcgtcaggctctgtgctgacagctcagagccgggagcccgtttcagattctgtgtctccctctctctctgaccctcccccgttcatgctctgtctcaaaaataaataaacgttaaaaaaaaaaaaaaagaagtcacagctactgttattaaaaaaaaaaagatttccatcctattttccatctgttttttttgttCTGCTTGCCAGGAGATTTCTTTAACTGTATCTTCCGATTTTGCtcttgaatttttatgtttttaatttctagtagCTCTTCCTTGTTCTGATTTGTTTGGTGCTTGTTATCGTTCAAGGCATCTTATTCTCATTTCATGGAAGCGGTATCTTTTCTGGAAATATCAAatagagctctttttttttttttttaatgtttacttatttattttgaaagaaagagagatcagggaagggccacaaggagagggagacagagaatcccaagtaggctttgtcagtgcagagcctgatgccagggctcaaacacacaaaccatgagatcatgacctgagccacccatgcgtatgtatgtatgtatgtgtgtgtgtgtatgatgtatgtttgtttgtttatttatgaatgaatgaaggctccacacccaacatggggctgaaacccacgatcccaagatcaagagtcatgtgctctaccagccaggcaccccaaatacagCTCTTTCTAAAACCTTCCTTTTGCTCTCTGGGTTGGCTTATTCTGGTCTATCTTTCACACTGCAGGTTTTCCTTCTAAGTCTAGAGATCTGGCTGCCTGTCTGTCCCCATGTATGCGTGAGACCTGGATGCCCTTTGTGTGGGGGCATGGCTTGCTGAGTGAGGGGCTTCACTGTAGGAATGGCTTTTCCTTCTGTAACGCCGTGCTCAGTGAAGCTTTTCTCTGGGGCTGGTCAGTTTCTCCACTGGAAAGTCTCCTATGGAGAGCACGTGGTGGGGCGGAAGGGATTGGATACAGTCATCAGGGCAGGGTAGGAGGGCCCAGGTCCCCGAGTTCATGCACTGACTTGCAGACACTGCAGTTTTTAGTCCCCCCCCTCAGCTCGCCAGCAGTGAAACTTACCAGGGTTCCCCCCAAAGGTGTTAAGAATGTTTCGTAAAGTAAGTCACTCCATCATTTT
Coding sequences:
- the NPW gene encoding neuropeptide W produces the protein MCAHGSLCARHPSGACPVTPPSECFTNSLGGRPTATQRRCSDNPPTFLPRQPGPLFSLLWETSGYRRDEQGRGPRAVIVGSTALRAPDAAAVPAGRRDPVALIPGLPRRAAVPVSILARGTGVRGPAGRPVLALLLLLLSLPADAWYKHVASPRYHTVGRAAGLLMGLRRSPYMHRRALAAGPEPSARDTLRPAPVPRGALLLPSGVRELLETGRHSRAGLRVSAPWSWRHPERAPGLEPGLLRGAGQSLWRFSCSATVCPENRVRRTLGLQGYPERSPCWQCPFS